The region AGTGGGGAAGAGTAGCAGCAGTCCAATTCAACCCTTGTTTCAGGGCATTGTGGGTAGATGGTTACAAAGATGTCTGTATGGCCTGGTgcgcaccgagcggtttttgtagcgtttCCAAACTGCTTCTgcctgtgaaaatgcttggctaatgtattacaatgggatggtgcacaccagtggttttattttttttccctcagtcctgcagcacttttgtggtttgcagaagagtttctgccccaatgtaaagtatagaaaaggCTAAAACcgttctggaaaacgctagatcagagcagttttccaggcgtttttgttacagaagctgttcagtaacatcttTTACTCTAACAATATttataatctgctacacaaaaaaagctcccaaaaacactaggcatgtttagaaaacgtctctaaacatgcctagaatcgctctgaaatctgctccaaaaacctctagcgttttgaggatctgctagcagttttggtgtgcactgggcctgagtttTTTTCCTTAGGGCATGACAAACACTAGTGGTGGTCAGGGACTAGTGTATCTATCCAGCCAATAGCTGGAGTTAAAATAAACCTTTTTATACTAAAatgatcacaggtggtgacacctGCAGGATGTTTAGTCACAAAACCACTGAAAACAGTGCTTGGtggcccagaatgctctgggagaattcTGCATGGCTACATGCAGTAGATATAGAAAGTGCTTCTAATGCTAAATCCAGGAAATTAATGTGGCTGCCCTGAATAACTTGCTGTATAGTGATAACTATGCCTTTGGCTGAGTGCCCCttgctgcttccccccccccaattgtaATACTTCACAAATGGTCAAGAAACATAGCTGGGTTGGCAGTTGTCTTTTTACCTCAGCTTCTGGGTCTGCAATCTATTGGCTTGGCTCTAGTGCTGTTCTGGTTGCGACTGCTAGCATGTGGATACTTTATGTTGTGTAAATCTTACCTGGATAACTGGTTATTCCTTCTCTCCACAGGTTTCATCACATTTCAAACATGACTGATATGGCTGACAACCACAAGGAGGCCTGGGAAGCCTTGATCAGTGCAGCGGACAAGTACCACAGATTGACTGGAAATGACGTTGTGCTTATCACTGCTTATGGCTCAAAGTTTGCAAAtgccttttcttacactgttcatgGCAGTGGGTTGCTTCTGGAAGCCACCCAAAGATATGTTGATGACATTGCTGTAGTATACAAAACCACTTCTTTTACCAGCCCGCTCCCTATCAAAGCCAAAGAAGATGCCTCAGGTGGCAAGCAGAACTCTTACTCCAAGAGCTACCCTTCTATATATGGCAGAGATGGCTTCCTAACACCGGAGGACAATGAACAGTGCAAGCCCCCAGCTCAGCTGCCTGAGCCACTGCCGCATGTGGCTCCACCTGAGGAGGAAGAGTATGACTTTACCAAGCAGGGCAACCTGCACAAAGCAGACAGTGTTCCAAGTGACTCAACAGGTGAGGTTCTTCCAGGAGATTTTTCTGGTTTTGTTTGGGGTAAAAATCAAAGCTGGAATACTCTAAGCTTGGCTTTCCCGCTGGATTGTAAAGCCAGAAGCTGAATGGTTCAGGGTTCTTCAGTCTGAAGGTTTCCACACAACTGATCCAGCTTGGTCCAGTGCTGGCAACGTCTAGCCTTCATCATGGAGAACCATTTACACCTGGAATTATGCAAGGATCTCCACATCACTTAGCTAGAACTATGCAGTGTGCATTGAATGGGGGAGGGGTTCTGCTTTGTCTGACAGCTGCTGCTGACAACTGCTTGACCCCATGTGGACAACAGCTTCAATGTGATATTCCTTCCAGCTATAGTGCTGCTACATGATACTAGTCTGAGCTGCCAGACAGCACTGTCACATGAGGTCAGGCATCTGACCAGATAGCAACAGTCAAACCACAACAGAGCTGTCTCTGCACTTCATACCAATCCTGCCTTTCATACCAGTTGTAGGTTAAACTAGAGATGATCAGTGAGGTGTAAATTCAACTCTTGGAATTAGGCAAATCTAATCTACTTCCATTTTGATTTGCCAAATTCCAAACTGTACAATTTGCATACAGTCCAGAAATATTTCCATTGTGTTGCCAATCTCTAATTTGGCAAGTTTGTTTTCTGCAAGTACCATATCCTTCATATATGGGTGTCCATACATAGAtcaattagggatgatcaatgagattcaaatttgtatccaaatatatgcagcttgaaaaaagaccaatcaatttaaacctgagtTTAAATTCATTGATCAAGTTTCAAACTGCatgaatttgcatctcatcatgGTCAGATGCAACTATGCCAAGTATTATGCAAGCTCATTTCAGCTTGAAAATGCGACCTGTAGAATTCCACTTCAGGTTGTCTTGTTCAGTATCTGGCCATCCCTGTTAAGAACTGCATTAATTTTACAGCAAATGTGCATGTCAGTTGCTGCTCATGTGGTGCCAGTACAATGTACTGGCAATGTATCTGTTGCAGCACACAAAGCACTCCTGCATGCACTTTCAGTATCTAGCAGAACCCTTGCCATTACATGGGAAAAGACACACAATCTGCCTGGCAACATATGCACtgctgttgtgtctgaggtaaatcAGCCCTTAGGAGAATCGGTCTCCAACTCTTTCTGTTCTCCCTCAGAGCCAAGAAACAGGTTCTCAACCacttcactacctgaactgaaataAGGTTAGATTTACCATGTTAGACAGATTCTGTGCCTTTAATAGATTTGCTATGAGCTTAAAAAGAATGTATGCAGCAGTACACCACAGAGGGTGTGCTGCCATCAGTTTGACACCACATCAGGGTAGCACCTGTTGGACTAGACTGGCTAGCAGAACTTGTGCAGGTAACCTAAATCTTAAGGTCAACTGTAGTCAGGTATATGCATGCTTCcagatttcctttaagcaataccagttgccttgctaccctgctgatctatttggctgcagtagtgtcttgttTCATGTGAgtaaatctagtcagatctgactgtcaaatacctgatctgcatatgcttgttcagggtctatggctaaaattagaggcaggacagccaggcaactgatattgcttaaaaggaaatatggcagcctccatatctctcactaCAGTGGTCTTTTGGGAGAGGTGCATGCTACAATGCTCATTCTACATGAGAAGACAGTAAGATCACCACCTTGTTTATA is a window of Hyperolius riggenbachi isolate aHypRig1 chromosome 6, aHypRig1.pri, whole genome shotgun sequence DNA encoding:
- the AKT1S1 gene encoding proline-rich AKT1 substrate 1 isoform X1: MGKACVLCIGFHLLRFHHISNMTDMADNHKEAWEALISAADKYHRLTGNDVVLITAYGSKFANAFSYTVHGSGLLLEATQRYVDDIAVVYKTTSFTSPLPIKAKEDASGGKQNSYSKSYPSIYGRDGFLTPEDNEQCKPPAQLPEPLPHVAPPEEEEYDFTKQGNLHKADSVPSDSTGLFVMDEDSNSQECEPFFESDPESTDDGSLTEDAPGQPPSQRNLQQYAKSLPVTVPVWGFKEQRQSNKSSDDEAGKAPSPDLDRIAASMRALAHDNTQPFGDLPRPRLNTGDFQVKYNARYRKY
- the AKT1S1 gene encoding proline-rich AKT1 substrate 1 isoform X2, producing MTDMADNHKEAWEALISAADKYHRLTGNDVVLITAYGSKFANAFSYTVHGSGLLLEATQRYVDDIAVVYKTTSFTSPLPIKAKEDASGGKQNSYSKSYPSIYGRDGFLTPEDNEQCKPPAQLPEPLPHVAPPEEEEYDFTKQGNLHKADSVPSDSTGLFVMDEDSNSQECEPFFESDPESTDDGSLTEDAPGQPPSQRNLQQYAKSLPVTVPVWGFKEQRQSNKSSDDEAGKAPSPDLDRIAASMRALAHDNTQPFGDLPRPRLNTGDFQVKYNARYRKY